A genome region from Gadus chalcogrammus isolate NIFS_2021 chromosome 7, NIFS_Gcha_1.0, whole genome shotgun sequence includes the following:
- the fzd7b gene encoding frizzled-7b: MMAPWTQTRACVWLTRYMLLTALLAPLLASQYHGEKGISIPEHGFCQPISIPLCTDIAYNQTIMPNLLGHTNQEDAGLEVHQFYPLVKVQCSLDLKFFLCSMYAPVCTVLEQAIPPCRSLCERARQGCEALMNKFGFQWPERLRCENFPVHGAGEICVGQNTTDSDSSPPESRPTPHLPDLVTLPPFSGRGPKPFSCPLQLQVPSYLNYNFMGVKDCGAPCELAKPHGLMYFREEELKFGKLWVGVWSILCCVSTLFTVLTYLVDMRRFRYPERPIIFLSGCYFMVAVVYTAGFFLDDKAVCIDKFKEDGYRTVAQGTKKEGCTILFMILYFFGMASSIWWVILSLTWFLSAGMKWGHEAIEANSQYFHLAAWAVPAVKTITILAMGQVDGDLLTGVCYVGIHDVDSLRGFVLAPLFVYLFIGTSFLLAGFVSLFRIRTIMKHDGTKTEKLEKLMVRIGVFSVLYTVPATIVIACYFYEQAFRPQWERTWHQQTCKRFAVPCPAGDFAPVTPDFTVFMIKYLMTMIVGITSGFWIWSGKTLQSWRRFYRRLTNSAQGETTV, from the coding sequence ATGATGGCGCCGTGGACTCAGacccgtgcgtgcgtgtggctcACGCGCTACATGCTCCTGACCGCGCTGCTCGCGCCCCTCCTCGCCTCGCAGTACCACGGTGAGAAGGGCATCTCTATCCCGGAGCACGGCTTCTGCCAGCCCATCTCCATCCCCCTGTGCACGGACATCGCCTACAACCAGACCATCATGCCCAACCTGCTGGGTCACACCAACCAGGAGGACGCCGGGCTGGAGGTGCACCAGTTCTACCCGCTGGTGAAGGTGCAGTGCTCCCTGGACCTCAAGTTCTTCCTGTGCTCCATGTACGCCCCGGTGTGCACGGTCCTGGAACAGGCCATCCCGCCCTGCCGCTCCCTGTGTGAGCGCGCCCGCCAGGGCTGCGAGGCGCTCATGAACAAGTTCGGCTTCCAGTGGCCGGAGCGACTGCGCTGCGAGAACTTCCCGGTCCACGGCGCCGGGGAGATCTGCGTGGGGCAGAACACGACGGACTCGGACTCGTCGCCGCCGGAGTCTCGCCCGACGCCGCACCTACCCGACCTGGTGACGCTCCCGCCCTTCAGCGGCCGCGGCCCCAAGCCGTTCTCCTGCCCGCTGCAGCTCCAGGTGCCCTCGTACCTGAACTATAACTTCATGGGCGTGAAGGACTGCGGCGCCCCCTGCGAGCTCGCCAAGCCCCACGGcctcatgtacttcagggaggaggagctgaagttTGGGAAGCTTTGGGTGGGCGTTTGGTCGATCCTGTGCTGCGTGAGCACCCTGTTCACCGTGCTCACCTATCTGGTGGACATGAGGCGGTTCCGCTACCCCGAGCGGCCCATCATCTTCCTGTCGGGCTGTTACTTCATGGTGGCGGTGGTCTACACGGCCGGCTTCTTCCTGGACGACAAGGCGGTCTGCATCGACAAGTTCAAGGAGGACGGGTACCGCACGGTGGCCCAGGGCACCAAGAAGGAGGGCTGCACCATCCTCTTCATGATCCTGTACTTCTTCGGAATGGCGTCGTCCATCTGGTGGGTCATTCTGTCCCTGACCTGGTTCCTCTCGGCGGGGATGAAGTGGGGCCACGAGGCCATCGAGGCCAACTCCCAGTACTTCCACCTGGCGGCGTGGGCGGTGCCCGCCGTGAAGACCATCACCATCCTGGCCATGGGCCAGGTGGACGGCGACCTCCTCACGGGCGTCTGCTACGTGGGCATCCACGACGTGGACTCGCTGCGGGGCTTCGTGCTGGCGCCGCTCTTCGTCTACCTCTTCATCGGGACGTCCTTCCTGCTGGCGGGCTTCGTGTCCCTGTTCCGGATCCGGACCATCATGAAGCACGACGGCACCAAGACGGAGAAGCTGGAGAAGCTGATGGTGCGCATCGGGGTGTTCTCGGTGCTGTACACGGTGCCCGCCACCATCGTCATCGCCTGCTACTTCTACGAGCAGGCCTTCCGGCCGCAGTGGGAGCGCACGTGGCACCAGCAGACGTGTAAGCGCTTCGCCGTGCCCTGCCCGGCGGGGGACTTCGCCCCGGTCACCCCCGACTTCACGGTCTTCATGATCAAGTACCTGATGACCATGATCGTGGGGATCACGTCGGGGTTCTGGATCTGGTCGGGGAAGACGCTGCAGTCCTGGAGGAGGTTCTACCGCAGGTTGACTAATAGCGCGCAGGGCGAGACCACCGTGTAG